In a genomic window of Echeneis naucrates chromosome 4, fEcheNa1.1, whole genome shotgun sequence:
- the uhmk1 gene encoding serine/threonine-protein kinase Kist isoform X1, with amino-acid sequence MAHCGPSEPGAKTQAAPQCSVDQSMKPVLFEIFGEIWTVQSRLGQGVSASVYRVSSGRATTAAVKEFQADTQGGDYGYHKERSVLEDIQGHKNIVTLYGVFTNHSCMGVSTRCLLLELLDVSVSELLVRGSSGTQGGRPQQGHSMWLVQHCARDILEALAFLHKEGYVHADLKPRNILWSADDECFKLIDFGLSFKEGNQDVKYIQTDGYRAPEAELQNSLAQAGVEVDGDSGCTAAVDLWSLGIILLEMFSGIKLKDTVRSQEWKDNSAAIVDHIFASNSLVCPAIPVYHLRDLIKSMLLNDPKPRCTAETALLSPFFSIPFAPHIEDLVLLPSPVLRLLNLIDDSHLHNEEEYEDILEDMKEECQKYGSVVSLLIPKENPGKGQVFVEYANSSDSKEAQRLLTGRTFDGKFVVATFYPLSAYKRGYLYQTVQ; translated from the exons ATGGCTCACTGCGGCCCCTCCGAGCCCGGCGCCAAGACGCAGGCGGCGCCGCAGTGTAGCGTGGACCAGAGCATGAAGCCGGTCCTCTTCGAGATCTTCGGCGAGATCTGGACCGTCCAGTCCCGGCTCGGCCAGGGAGTCTCGGCCTCCGTGTACCGGGTCAGCTCGGGCAGAGCCACCACCGCCGCCGTCAAGGAGTTTCAGGCCGACACTCAGGGAGGAGATTACGGGTATCACAAGGAGAGGTCCGTGCTGGAGGACATCCAGGGACATAAAAACATcg TGACGCTGTACGGGGTGTTCACCAACCACAGCTGTATGGGTGTTTCTACTCGCTGTCTTCTACTGGAGCTCTTGGACGTCAGCGTGTCGGAGCTGTTGGTGAGAGGCAGCAGTGGTACCCAGGGTGGTAG ACCTCAGCAGGGCCACTCTATGTGGCTTGTTCAGCACTGTGCCAGAGATATCCTGGAGGCTCTCGCCTTCCTTCACAAAGAAGGATACGTCCATGCAGACCTCAAGCCACGCAACATCCTCTGGAGCGCTGATGATGAGTGCTTCAAACTCATCGACTTTGGCCTCAGCTTCAAAGAGGGAAACCAG GATGTGAAGTACATCCAGACAGATGGATATCGCGCTCCTGAGGCCGAGCTTCAGAACAGCCTCGCTCAGGCCGGAGTAGAGGTAGACGGAGACTCAGGCTGCACGGCTGCTGTGGACCTGTGGAGCCTGGGCATCATCCTGTTGGAGATGTTCTCAGGAATAAAACTTAAAGACACTGTCCGCTCGCAGGAGTGGAAG GATAACAGTGCTGCCATTGTTGACCATATCTTTGCGAGCAACAGTTTGGTGTGCCCTGCAATCCCAGTCTATCACCTTAGAGACCTTATCAAAAG CATGCTTCTCAATGACCCAAAGCCAAGATGCACAGCTGAAACTGCCCTGCTGAGCCCCTTCTTCAGTATTCCCTTCG CTCCTCACATTGAGGACCTGGTACTGCTGCCCTCTCCTGTTCTGCGTCTGCTCAACCTGATTGACGACAGTCATCTGCACAATGAAGAAGAATATGAAG ACATCCTGGAGGACATGAAAGAGGAGTGCCAAAAGTATGGCTCAGTGGTTTCTCTGCTCATACCCAAGGAGAACCCAGGGAAAGGACAG GTGTTTGTAGAGTACGCCAACTCCAGTGACTCCAAAGAGGCTCAGAGGTTGCTGACAGGCCGCACATTCGACGGGAAATTTGTCGTGGCTACTTTCTACCCCCTCAGCGCTTATAAAAGAGGTTATCTATATCAAACTGTGCAGTGA
- the LOC115042599 gene encoding protein shisa-like-2A, with product MSSQCESYYSNEKVFVDAFTCPRGDSDTTALYCCGFNDLKYCCDDPNSFYPYEYGYMWWLSLGALVGLSVAAVVLLAFIITLCVLCYLFITTKPKGLDNGLPLRAQGTWGGGGGGSTMDNTSTPASPHGFRKHFLRGKLDCDNQPPDPDRIFQRCFMATVTSIDVEGPA from the exons ATGAGCTCCCAGTGCGAAAGTTATTACAGCAATGAAAAGGTGTTTGTGGACGCGTTCACGTGTCCCAGAGGGGACAGTGACACCACGGCACTTTACTGCTGCGGCTTCAATGACCTGAAGTACTGTTGTGATGATCCCAACAGCTTTTACCCCTACGAGTATGGATATATGTGGTGGTTAAG TCTTGGAGCCCTGGTGGGTCTTTCTGTAGCAGCTGTCGTTCTTCTTGCCTTCATTATCACTCTGTGTGTCCTCTGCTACCTGTTCATCACCACCAAACCCAAAGGTCTGGATAATGGGCTACCCCTGCGAGCACAAGGTACCTGGGGcggtggcggtggtg GTTCCACAATGGATAATACCAGCACCCCTGCCAGCCCTCATGGCTTCAGGAAGCACTTCCTGAGAGGCAAGCTGGACTGTGACAACCAGCCCCCAGATCCTGACCGCATTTTCCAGCGCTGTTTCATGGCTACTGTGACATCTATTGACGTCGAAGGTCCGGCATAG
- the c4h19orf44 gene encoding uncharacterized protein C19orf44 homolog isoform X2 — MWKRGSRSSALDRAQALLSAKKNGPGDDEFTQEAPAGAVGGPLNTALPNTQIVFSDLSDLSSVSSATKDGADTAHSVTFERRQGKEACSNEELRPQGSLVGGGNRFLKKAPLSATNSSQSPVSRSRLQQRPEPGYVSCSRSGSQAAALSKLAQIESRFRSHMQVQEHARKGASPQPPAALQSVEASLPVSAQSSSDQGLNGKRFLKKKTPVAVENTNTAAAGHPKSPDVGVSSKSRAAGTVIPSANLEMKSLRILSGVSLESDEEDMRKLLGDSLDSTEDSLLRPRRPVSARSVHKTWSKGSQKVHSPPTPPPASSPSNTPPPHSPASPLHRSSPFRFTGQAQARFSPSVRSTSPSPPSVSPLSRRMSSPHRADSPQNSLSIMSGRSEVVSLEELFPVRPDSEDPYSEMSLASSEEFKINVMTLDDLLPAPFGFTEETPGKKREYEHGTSVPGSLNRHQTPPRLTEGKKEEQPDQEEDVLNYQSDFESESKTEPNCSVSQVSEHLQGDEDEEELLSEIRENVSNSDISRGRTEDDLSNTFSETSSHSSDRSQTYHPSSRGGDSRSSVSHIRQTSSHQSRRRSSTRKVLKDAATQVQPDSTAISWSAGMATSRPSLGMTNSNPTPMAVHTLSAETVEALSTYNPSAFVLNEFLKQQLEMTRRFIERSRHLHSSLVQSLEPPNYRYTTLEDTKEHIRRQIPPKLTMEKALEEVLQEMRDCQCS; from the exons ATGTGGAAACGAGGCAGTCGAAGTTCAGCTCTGGACCGAGCTCAGGCTCTGCTTTCCGCCAAGAAAAATGGCCCAGGAGATGATGAGTTCACACAGGAAGCACCAGCA GGTGCAGTGGGTGGGCCTCTGAACACTGCTCTCCCAAATACCCAGATTGTATTCTCAGATCTGAGTGACCTGTCCTCGGTCAGCTCAGCCACTAAGGATGGAGCAGACACTGCCCACTCTGTTACTTTTGAGAGAAGGCAGGGAAAAGAGGCATGCTCCAACGag GAGCTGAGACCTCAGGGCTCTTTGGTAGGTGGAGGGAATAGATTTTTGAAGAAGGCTCCACTAAGtgcaacaaacagcagccagtcACCTGTCAGCAGGAGTCGACTGCAACAGAGACCTGAACCAGG CTATGTGTCATGTTCCCGCTCTGGCTCCCAGGCTGCTGCTTTGAGCAAATTGGCTCAAATTGAGAGCCGTTTCCGCAGCCATATGCAGGTCCAAGAGCATGCCAGGAAGGGAGCCTCCCCACAACCACCAGCAGCTCTCCAGTCAGTGGAGGCCTCTTTGCCAGTGTCAGCACAGTCCAGCAGTGACCAGGGTCTGAATGGGAAACGTTTCCTGAAGAAAAAGACTCCTGTAGCTGTTGAAAACaccaacactgctgctgctggacatcCAAAAAGCCCAGATGTTGGTGTCAGCTCCAAGTCGAGAGCTGCTGGTACTGTAATCCCTTCCGCAAATTTGGAGATGAAGTCATTGAGAATACTAAGTGGCGTGAGTTTAGAAAGTGATGAAGAGGATATGAGGAAACTGCTCGGAGACTCTTTGGATTCAACAGAAGACAGCTTGTTAAGACCAAGGAGACCTGTTTCCGCGAGATCAGTGCACAAG ACATGGAGCAAAGGCAGCCAGAAAGTCCACTCCCCACCCACACCTCCTCCAGCATCATCACCCTCCAACACACCACCACCTCACTCCCCTGCCTCTCCACTTCACCGTAGTTCACCATTTCGATTCACTGGCCAGGCTCAAGCCCGCTTCAGCCCCTCTGTGCGCTCTAcatctccctcccctccctctgtctctcctctttcaaGGAGAATGAGCTCTCCTCACAGGGCAGATAGTCCACAGAATTCTCTTTCCATTATGTCTGGTCGCAGTGAGGTGGTTTCTTTGGAGGAGCTCTTTCCTGTAAGGCCTGACTCTGAGGATCCCTACAGTGAAATGAGTTTAGCTTCCTCTGAAG AGTTCAAGATAAATGTGATGACACTCGATGACCTTCTACCTGCCCCCTTTGGATTTACAGAGGAAACACCAGGAAAGAAG AGAGAATATGAACATGGTACTTCTGTTCCTGGTTCCTTAAACAGACATCAGACGCCACCAAGATTGACCGAGGGGAAGAAGGAAGAGCAGCCAGATCAGGAGGAGGATGTGCTGAACTACCAAAGTGACTTTGAGAGTGAGAGCAAAACAGAGCCAAATTGCAGTGTGAGCCAGGTTTCAGAGCACTTGCAAGGAGACGAAGATGAAGAAGAGTTACTATCGGAGATCAGAGAGAATGTATCAAATTCTGACATATCCCGCGGGAGGACAGAAGATGATTTATCAAATACCTTCTCAGAGACAAGCTCACATTCCTCAGATCGCAGCCAAACATATCATCCATCCAGCAGAGGTGGGGACTCCAGATCTTCAGTGTCGCATATCCGCCAGACTTCATCTCACCAGTCGAGAAGGAGGTCTTCAACCAGAAAGGTTTTAAAGGATGCAGCAACACAGGTCCAGCCTGATAGCACAGCAATCTCATGGTCAGCTG GTATGGCTACATCTAGACCTTCACTGGGCATGACCAATTCAAATCCCACACCGATGGCTGTTCATACTCTCAGTGCAGAAACAGTAGAAG CTCTCAGCACCTACAATCCATCTGCATTTGTACTCAATGAGTTTCTGAAACAACAACTTGAAATGACGAGACGCTTCATCGAGCGCAGTCGACACCTTCACTCGAGCTTGGTACAGAGCCTGGAGCCCCCAAACTACAGATACACCACGTTGGAGGACACCAAAGAG caCATACGCAGGCAAATACCCCCAAAACTTACAATGGAGAAAGCTTTAGAGGAGGTACTGCAGGAGATGAGAGACTGCCAATGCTCATGA
- the uhmk1 gene encoding serine/threonine-protein kinase Kist isoform X2, protein MAHCGPSEPGAKTQAAPQCSVDQSMKPVLFEIFGEIWTVQSRLGQGVSASVYRVSSGRATTAAVKEFQADTQGGDYGYHKERSVLEDIQGHKNIVTLYGVFTNHSCMGVSTRCLLLELLDVSVSELLVRGSNKGHSMWLVQHCARDILEALAFLHKEGYVHADLKPRNILWSADDECFKLIDFGLSFKEGNQDVKYIQTDGYRAPEAELQNSLAQAGVEVDGDSGCTAAVDLWSLGIILLEMFSGIKLKDTVRSQEWKDNSAAIVDHIFASNSLVCPAIPVYHLRDLIKSMLLNDPKPRCTAETALLSPFFSIPFAPHIEDLVLLPSPVLRLLNLIDDSHLHNEEEYEDILEDMKEECQKYGSVVSLLIPKENPGKGQVFVEYANSSDSKEAQRLLTGRTFDGKFVVATFYPLSAYKRGYLYQTVQ, encoded by the exons ATGGCTCACTGCGGCCCCTCCGAGCCCGGCGCCAAGACGCAGGCGGCGCCGCAGTGTAGCGTGGACCAGAGCATGAAGCCGGTCCTCTTCGAGATCTTCGGCGAGATCTGGACCGTCCAGTCCCGGCTCGGCCAGGGAGTCTCGGCCTCCGTGTACCGGGTCAGCTCGGGCAGAGCCACCACCGCCGCCGTCAAGGAGTTTCAGGCCGACACTCAGGGAGGAGATTACGGGTATCACAAGGAGAGGTCCGTGCTGGAGGACATCCAGGGACATAAAAACATcg TGACGCTGTACGGGGTGTTCACCAACCACAGCTGTATGGGTGTTTCTACTCGCTGTCTTCTACTGGAGCTCTTGGACGTCAGCGTGTCGGAGCTGTTGGTGAGAGGCAGCA ATAAA GGCCACTCTATGTGGCTTGTTCAGCACTGTGCCAGAGATATCCTGGAGGCTCTCGCCTTCCTTCACAAAGAAGGATACGTCCATGCAGACCTCAAGCCACGCAACATCCTCTGGAGCGCTGATGATGAGTGCTTCAAACTCATCGACTTTGGCCTCAGCTTCAAAGAGGGAAACCAG GATGTGAAGTACATCCAGACAGATGGATATCGCGCTCCTGAGGCCGAGCTTCAGAACAGCCTCGCTCAGGCCGGAGTAGAGGTAGACGGAGACTCAGGCTGCACGGCTGCTGTGGACCTGTGGAGCCTGGGCATCATCCTGTTGGAGATGTTCTCAGGAATAAAACTTAAAGACACTGTCCGCTCGCAGGAGTGGAAG GATAACAGTGCTGCCATTGTTGACCATATCTTTGCGAGCAACAGTTTGGTGTGCCCTGCAATCCCAGTCTATCACCTTAGAGACCTTATCAAAAG CATGCTTCTCAATGACCCAAAGCCAAGATGCACAGCTGAAACTGCCCTGCTGAGCCCCTTCTTCAGTATTCCCTTCG CTCCTCACATTGAGGACCTGGTACTGCTGCCCTCTCCTGTTCTGCGTCTGCTCAACCTGATTGACGACAGTCATCTGCACAATGAAGAAGAATATGAAG ACATCCTGGAGGACATGAAAGAGGAGTGCCAAAAGTATGGCTCAGTGGTTTCTCTGCTCATACCCAAGGAGAACCCAGGGAAAGGACAG GTGTTTGTAGAGTACGCCAACTCCAGTGACTCCAAAGAGGCTCAGAGGTTGCTGACAGGCCGCACATTCGACGGGAAATTTGTCGTGGCTACTTTCTACCCCCTCAGCGCTTATAAAAGAGGTTATCTATATCAAACTGTGCAGTGA
- the akr1a1b gene encoding aldo-keto reductase family 1 member A1-B, giving the protein MNDFAVLNTGRKMPLLGLGTWKSEPGKVKQAVIWALEAGYRHIDCAAIYGNEVEIGEALEETLGPGKSLRREDVFITSKLWNTRHHPEDVEPALLKTLKDLKLEYLDLYLIHWPHAFQRGDVPFPRKEDGSLIYDDIDYKLTWAAMEKLVGKGLVRSIGLSNFNSRQIDDILSVASIKPTVLQVESHPYLSQVELLAHCRDRGLVMTAYSPLGSPDRAWKHPGEPVLLQEPAIASIAEKYKKSPAQIILRWQTQRGVVTIPKSVTETRIKENIQVFDFTLEPEEIKSISALNKGWRYIVPMIEVDGDLVPRDAGHPHYPFNDPY; this is encoded by the exons ATGAATGACTTTGCAGTTCTCAACACTGGGCGAAAGATGCCCTTACTTGGACTGGGAACCTGGAAAAGTGAGCCTGGAAAG GTGAAGCAAGCAGTCATTTGGGCCTTGGAGGCAGGATATCGCCACATTGACTGTGCAGCTATTTATGGGAATGAGGTTGAGATTGGAGAAGCCCTTGAGGAGACTCTAGGCCCTGGGAAG TCGCTGAGACGAGAGGATGTCTTCATTACCTCCAAGCTGTGGAACACCCGGCATCACCCAGAAGATGTGGAGCCAGCTCTGCTGAAGACCCTGAAGGACCTGAAGCTGGAGTACTTGGACCTCTACCTCATCCACTGGCCCCATGCCTTCCA ACGAGGAGATGTTCCTTTCCCCAGAAAGGAGGATGGTTCTTTGATTTACGATGACATAGACTACAAGCTAACCTGGGCTGCCATGGAAAAGCTGGTGGGGAAAGGTCTTGTCCGATCGATTGGCCTGTCAAACTTCAACAGTCGACAAATAGATGACATCCTGTCTGTTGCCAGCATCAAACCAACTGTCCTCCAG GTAGAGAGCCATCCCTACCTGTCCCAGGTAGAACTGCTGGCCCACTGTCGGGACCGCGGCCTGGTGATGACGGCCTACAGTCCTCTTGGCTCCCCTGACCGGGCCTGGAAACATCCAGGAGAACCCGTTCTGCTTCAGGAGCCTGCAATAGCCTCTAttgcagaaaaatataaaaagagcCCAGCTCAGATTATTTTGAG GTGGCAGACGCAGCGAGGAGTAGTAACAATCCCCAAGAGTGTGACAGAGACAAGGATCAAAGAGAACATTCAG GTGTTTGACTTTACCCTCGAGCCAGAGGAAATTAAAAGCATCTCTGCACTCAACAAAGGCTGGCGCTACATTGTACCGATGATCGAA GTGGATGGAGATCTGGTTCCCAGGGATGCAGGACATCCTCACTACCCCTTCAACGACCCTTACTGA
- the c4h19orf44 gene encoding uncharacterized protein C19orf44 homolog isoform X1 — protein MWKRGSRSSALDRAQALLSAKKNGPGDDEFTQEAPAGAVGGPLNTALPNTQIVFSDLSDLSSVSSATKDGADTAHSVTFERRQGKEACSNEQELRPQGSLVGGGNRFLKKAPLSATNSSQSPVSRSRLQQRPEPGYVSCSRSGSQAAALSKLAQIESRFRSHMQVQEHARKGASPQPPAALQSVEASLPVSAQSSSDQGLNGKRFLKKKTPVAVENTNTAAAGHPKSPDVGVSSKSRAAGTVIPSANLEMKSLRILSGVSLESDEEDMRKLLGDSLDSTEDSLLRPRRPVSARSVHKTWSKGSQKVHSPPTPPPASSPSNTPPPHSPASPLHRSSPFRFTGQAQARFSPSVRSTSPSPPSVSPLSRRMSSPHRADSPQNSLSIMSGRSEVVSLEELFPVRPDSEDPYSEMSLASSEEFKINVMTLDDLLPAPFGFTEETPGKKREYEHGTSVPGSLNRHQTPPRLTEGKKEEQPDQEEDVLNYQSDFESESKTEPNCSVSQVSEHLQGDEDEEELLSEIRENVSNSDISRGRTEDDLSNTFSETSSHSSDRSQTYHPSSRGGDSRSSVSHIRQTSSHQSRRRSSTRKVLKDAATQVQPDSTAISWSAGMATSRPSLGMTNSNPTPMAVHTLSAETVEALSTYNPSAFVLNEFLKQQLEMTRRFIERSRHLHSSLVQSLEPPNYRYTTLEDTKEHIRRQIPPKLTMEKALEEVLQEMRDCQCS, from the exons ATGTGGAAACGAGGCAGTCGAAGTTCAGCTCTGGACCGAGCTCAGGCTCTGCTTTCCGCCAAGAAAAATGGCCCAGGAGATGATGAGTTCACACAGGAAGCACCAGCA GGTGCAGTGGGTGGGCCTCTGAACACTGCTCTCCCAAATACCCAGATTGTATTCTCAGATCTGAGTGACCTGTCCTCGGTCAGCTCAGCCACTAAGGATGGAGCAGACACTGCCCACTCTGTTACTTTTGAGAGAAGGCAGGGAAAAGAGGCATGCTCCAACGag CAGGAGCTGAGACCTCAGGGCTCTTTGGTAGGTGGAGGGAATAGATTTTTGAAGAAGGCTCCACTAAGtgcaacaaacagcagccagtcACCTGTCAGCAGGAGTCGACTGCAACAGAGACCTGAACCAGG CTATGTGTCATGTTCCCGCTCTGGCTCCCAGGCTGCTGCTTTGAGCAAATTGGCTCAAATTGAGAGCCGTTTCCGCAGCCATATGCAGGTCCAAGAGCATGCCAGGAAGGGAGCCTCCCCACAACCACCAGCAGCTCTCCAGTCAGTGGAGGCCTCTTTGCCAGTGTCAGCACAGTCCAGCAGTGACCAGGGTCTGAATGGGAAACGTTTCCTGAAGAAAAAGACTCCTGTAGCTGTTGAAAACaccaacactgctgctgctggacatcCAAAAAGCCCAGATGTTGGTGTCAGCTCCAAGTCGAGAGCTGCTGGTACTGTAATCCCTTCCGCAAATTTGGAGATGAAGTCATTGAGAATACTAAGTGGCGTGAGTTTAGAAAGTGATGAAGAGGATATGAGGAAACTGCTCGGAGACTCTTTGGATTCAACAGAAGACAGCTTGTTAAGACCAAGGAGACCTGTTTCCGCGAGATCAGTGCACAAG ACATGGAGCAAAGGCAGCCAGAAAGTCCACTCCCCACCCACACCTCCTCCAGCATCATCACCCTCCAACACACCACCACCTCACTCCCCTGCCTCTCCACTTCACCGTAGTTCACCATTTCGATTCACTGGCCAGGCTCAAGCCCGCTTCAGCCCCTCTGTGCGCTCTAcatctccctcccctccctctgtctctcctctttcaaGGAGAATGAGCTCTCCTCACAGGGCAGATAGTCCACAGAATTCTCTTTCCATTATGTCTGGTCGCAGTGAGGTGGTTTCTTTGGAGGAGCTCTTTCCTGTAAGGCCTGACTCTGAGGATCCCTACAGTGAAATGAGTTTAGCTTCCTCTGAAG AGTTCAAGATAAATGTGATGACACTCGATGACCTTCTACCTGCCCCCTTTGGATTTACAGAGGAAACACCAGGAAAGAAG AGAGAATATGAACATGGTACTTCTGTTCCTGGTTCCTTAAACAGACATCAGACGCCACCAAGATTGACCGAGGGGAAGAAGGAAGAGCAGCCAGATCAGGAGGAGGATGTGCTGAACTACCAAAGTGACTTTGAGAGTGAGAGCAAAACAGAGCCAAATTGCAGTGTGAGCCAGGTTTCAGAGCACTTGCAAGGAGACGAAGATGAAGAAGAGTTACTATCGGAGATCAGAGAGAATGTATCAAATTCTGACATATCCCGCGGGAGGACAGAAGATGATTTATCAAATACCTTCTCAGAGACAAGCTCACATTCCTCAGATCGCAGCCAAACATATCATCCATCCAGCAGAGGTGGGGACTCCAGATCTTCAGTGTCGCATATCCGCCAGACTTCATCTCACCAGTCGAGAAGGAGGTCTTCAACCAGAAAGGTTTTAAAGGATGCAGCAACACAGGTCCAGCCTGATAGCACAGCAATCTCATGGTCAGCTG GTATGGCTACATCTAGACCTTCACTGGGCATGACCAATTCAAATCCCACACCGATGGCTGTTCATACTCTCAGTGCAGAAACAGTAGAAG CTCTCAGCACCTACAATCCATCTGCATTTGTACTCAATGAGTTTCTGAAACAACAACTTGAAATGACGAGACGCTTCATCGAGCGCAGTCGACACCTTCACTCGAGCTTGGTACAGAGCCTGGAGCCCCCAAACTACAGATACACCACGTTGGAGGACACCAAAGAG caCATACGCAGGCAAATACCCCCAAAACTTACAATGGAGAAAGCTTTAGAGGAGGTACTGCAGGAGATGAGAGACTGCCAATGCTCATGA